Proteins co-encoded in one Brassica oleracea var. oleracea cultivar TO1000 chromosome C4, BOL, whole genome shotgun sequence genomic window:
- the LOC106341026 gene encoding uncharacterized protein LOC106341026, whose amino-acid sequence MGMVGFTVALMVIGVIISPCVHGNEFSDHKEIEVERLLKRLNKHALISIKSEDGDIIDCVPIHSQLAFDHPLLKNHNIQMRPNIIRESTSTYTKNYINVTQAWHKKGICPENTVSIRRIKKEDILRSNFIENFGKKMTPGILLYGSSSVHEYAVMNCKKGKYFGTKFAVNIWKPKVQVPNEFSLAQTWLSSGVGTNLNTIEAGFQVLPSLYGDNNLRLFVYWTADNYQKTGCYNTNCPGFVQTSNRITVGGTFKSVSKYDGIQIAVLVMIWKDGDYWWLQINKELVGYWPAKLFSSLGKGATEVLWGGEIVNEKTGGKHTSTDMGSGHFADEGHRKASYFRNIMTVDKTNTLREPQGVYPTVTNDNCYNIKEGRNGTSWGFNFFYGGPGLNAKCP is encoded by the exons ATGGGAATGGTCGGTTTCACGGTAGCACTGATGGTGATAGGGGTGATAATCTCTCCTTGTGTCCATGGAAATGAGTTCTCCGATCACAAGGAAATCGAGGTAGAAAGACTTTTGAAGAGGCTCAACAAGCATGCTCTTATATCCATTAAG AGCGAAGATGGAGATATAATAGATTGTGTTCCAATACATAGTCAACTAGCTTTTGATCATCCTTTGCTTAAAAACCACAACATCCAG ATGAGACCGAACATTATACGGGAAAGTACGTCTACGTACACCAAGAATTATATAAATGTTACTCAGGCGTGGCACAAGAAGGGAATATGCCCAGAAAACACAGTCTCGATAAGAAGAATAAAGAAAGAAGATATCTTACGATCAAATTTCATTGAGAATTTTGGGAAAAAGATGACTCCAGGCATCCTTTTATATGGTTCAAGTAGTGTTCATGAG TACGCGGTCATGAATTGCAAGAAAGGAAAGTATTTTGGGACAAAGTTTGCAGTGAATATCTGGAAACCAAAAGTTCAAGTTCCCAACGAGTTCAGCTTGGCTCAGACTTGGCTCTCGTCTGGAGTTGGCACTAATCTTAACACGATTGAAGCTGGTTTTCAG GTTCTTCCATCATTATATGGTGATAATAATCTAAGATTATTTGTTTACTGGACG GCCGACAACTATCAAAAGACAGGGTGCTACAACACAAACTGCCCAGGTTTCGTTCAGACGAGCAATCGCATCACTGTAGGTGGAACCTTCAAAAGCGTCTCAAAATACGACGGTATTCAAATCGCGGTCCTCGTAATGATATGGAAG GACGGCGATTACTGGTGGCTACAGATTAACAAAGAGCTTGTCGGCTACTGGCCTGCTAAGTTATTCAGTTCTCTAGGTAAGGGAGCTACGGAAGTTCTATGGGGAGGTGAAATCGTTAACGAGAAGACCGGTGGGAAACACACGAGCACGGACATGGGAAGTGGACATTTTGCAGATGAAGGTCATAGAAAAGCGAGCTATTTCAGGAATATTATGACGGTTGATAAAACCAATACTCTGAGAGAACCACAAGGAGTTTACCCCACGGTTACGAATGATAACTGTTACAACATTAAGGAAGGACGTAATGGAACTTCCTGGGGGTTTAATTTCTTCTATGGTGGTCCTGGCCTGAACGCCAAATGCCCTTGA